The Nocardioides marmorisolisilvae genomic interval TGTTGGTGTGCTCGGCGAGCTCGCCGGCCTTGGCGTGCCGGAACCACACCCAGTCGCCGATCTCGAGGGCGCCGGCACCGGGGCCGGTCAGGGGAGTTTGTACCTCGCCGGCGCCCTCGAGCGCGGTCAGCTGCAGGCCCGGCGGTGCCCACGGCTGGGGTGAGCGGTCCTTGCCGGTCGGTCCGCTGGCGATGAAGCCTCCGCCGGCGACCGTGACCACGGTGTCGCCGGGCCGCCTCACCACCGGGACACCGAACCAGGCCGCCGGGCGGGGGCGGAAGCTCTGATAGTGGTCGAACAGCGTGGGGACCAACAATCCGGAGCCGGCGGCGACCTCGGTGACCACGGGGTCGGCGACCGTGGTCTCGACCGATCCGGACCCGCCGCCGTTCCAGAACCGCAGATCGACGACGTCGGCCAGCGCGCGGGCGATCCGGGCGCGCCGGTCATCGAGTTGAGTGACGGACGCAGCCTTGAGCCGGCGTACCACCAGCGACTTGGCGCGCTGGCTGGGCACGTCGTCCGGCACCCCGGCGACCTGGCCCTCGTAGGTCATCACGCCGTCGACGACGAGCCCGCGGGCGAGGGCGTCGCGCGCGAGCGCCACGACGGCGGCCGGGTCGTGCAGGGGGGACCGCTTCGGTCCGACATGCAGCGGACCCCGGCGCAGCCCCGCATCGATGTCGATGGCCACCCGGACCTGCGTGCCCGGCGTGCGACAGGCCTCGATCAGGTCCAGGTGGGCACGGTCGTCGACCATCAGGGTGATCCGCGAGGCAAGCAGCGGATCACCGCCGAGTCGCTGCAGCGCGCCACGGTCCACGGTCGGGTAGCCGAGCACGATGTCGTCGGTGACGTCGTTCGCGGCCAGCCACAGCGCCTCACGAAGCGAGTAGGCGAGCACTCCCTCGAACCCTTCGTGGGAGAGGGCCCGCTCGATCAGGGCCGGGACGCGGACCGACTTGCTGGCCAGCCGGATCGGGGTGCCGGTGGCGCGCCGAGCCAGGTCTTCGGCGTTGGCATCGAAGGCGTCGAGGTCCACCACCACCATCGGAGTGCTCGGGTCCTCCAGCATCACCACCGCGGCGTCGAGCCGCCGGGCCAGCGCGATCCGAGCATCCCGATCGGCAGGATCGCCGGCCGGCTTCGGGCTGCGGGTCACGAGATGCCGTGCTTCTTCAGGATCGCCGAGATCTCGTCCATGTCGTCGTCCGCCGGGCCCTCAGGCCGGCGGGCCACGGACCGACGCTCCTTGCCCGGTCTCGTCGCCCGTCGGTCGCCGCGAGCGGGGCGGCCACCCGCGCGCCGCCGAAGTGCGCCGGAGACGCCGAACAGCACGGCCGAGACCCCGGCGAGACAGATGCCCAGCCAGACGGCGGGGCTGAACACCACCCGCGCCGCCCAGTCGCCCACGTCGCCGATCACCTCGGTGGCCAGCCGCAGCGTTCCGGTCAGCCAGGCGGCGACGGGCAACAGCGTCCAGGCCACCCCGCGGAGGGCCGCCCGAGGGCCGCGCCGCTGCCACGCGAGATAGGTGAGCACCGCGCCGAGTGCGCTGAGCGCGCAGGCGAGGGAACCCCAGACCGCGCCGTCGTACGTCATGGCGTCTAGCCTACGGTTCCGTGCCCGCCGAACCCTCCCGCGACCTTCCCGACCCCGGCTTCGCCGGCGACGGGGGCGAGGTCGCGCCGGAGGTGGGCGCCGCCCTGACGGCGTACGGCGCCAGCGGCGGGCCCGGCCACAGAGCGGCGCTGGCTGTTCTGCAGCACAGCAGGGTGCTGGTCCCGGTGGTCGCGGTGCTCGGCGAGGTCGAGCACGACGAGCACGGCCGCGCGCACGACAAGACCAGTGACATGGCGACCGTGCTGATGACCGGTCAGGACGGGCGGACCGGGCTGCTGGCCTTCACCGGGACCGGCCCGCTGCGAGCGTGGAACCCCGAGGCGCGGCCGGTGCCCGTCGGCTTCGCGGACGCCGCCCGGGCCGCCCGCCAGGATGGCGCTGACGTGCTGTTGGTCGACGTTGCCGGGCCGGTGCTCTTCGTCGTGGAGGGCGAGCAGCTGGCCGCGCTCGCCGACGGGCTCACCCTGGTCGACCTCGGCGACGGCTGGGGTTGGGTGCGGGCCCAGCGGCCGAACGACTGAGAGCCGACGGGTCGACGGCTCCACGTTTCGACACAGATGGGGTCACTGGCGTACTCTGGGTCCTGACCGATCGGACACACGCTGTCCGATCCGCAAGCGGGGACCAGCAGCATCGGTCTCCCACCCGCATCGGCCGCGAGGCCGTCGGGTCGGGTCCGGCAGGGCCGGTGGCGTGCGCAAGCACACCGTCGGGCCGGTCTGTGGGCTTCCGCTTGTGAGCGGAGGCCCTTTTTTGGTGGACGGCAAGCGTACGCCGGGACGGAGCCGAGGCGGTCGCCCAACCGTTCCACCCAGGAGGACACATCAGCACTGAGCTGCGCATCAACGACCGGATCCGGGTTCCCGAGGTCCGGCTCGTGGGACCCAACGGAGAGACCGTGGGCATCGTCCCCACGGAGCAGGCACTGAAGCTTGCCCAGGAGGCCGATCTCGACCTGGTCGAGATCGCACCGCAGGGACGACCGCCGGTCGCCAAGCTCATGGACTACGGGAAGTTCAAGTACGAGAACGCCCAGAAGGCCCGTGAGGCCCGTCGGAACCAGACGAACGTGATCATCAAGGAGATGAAGCTTCGTCCGAAGATCGACGCCCACGACTACGAGACGAAGAAGGGCCACGTGGTCCGCTTCCTCAAGGCCGGCGACAAGGTCAAGATCACGATCATGTTCCGGGGCCGTGAGCAGCACCGTCCCGAGCTCGGGTTCCGGCTGCTCCAGCGGCTCGCCGAGGACGTCGAGGAGCTCGGGTTCGTCGAGTCCTCGCCGAAGCAGGACGGCCGCAACATGGTCATGGTCCTGGGGCCGCACAAGAAGAAGGCCGAGGCCAAGGCGGAGATCAAGGCGGCCAAGCAGGAGCGGGCCGCCGAGCGAGCCGCTGCTGAGGCCGAGGAGCACGCCGAGCGCACCGCTGGGCGCGAGGCCGCCGAGAAGGCCGCGGCCACCACCCCCAAGAAGGAGCGACGGCGCTCCGAGAACCTCGATCCTGACATCGACGCCTGACACCGACAGCTGACTGGCCACGCCCGGTCGTCGAACCCGCGACGCGGACACCTCGCGACCAGCCAACGAGAAACGAGAGAGAACAGATGCCGAAGAACAAGACGCACTCCGGCGCGAGCAAGCGCTTCAAGGTCACCGGCTCGGGCAAGATCCTGCGCGAGAAGGCCGGCAAGCGTCACAACCTGGAGAAGAAGGCCTCGAAGGTCACCCGGCGGATGACCGGCACGGTCGAGGTGGCCAAGTCGGACGTCAAGACCGCGAAGAAGCTGCTCGGTCTCTGACCGCGCGCCCACCGACATCAACGGTGGCCGACCACGTCGGAACCACCAGCAACAGATCTTGAAGGAGTAGGAAATGGCACGCGTCAAGCGGTCAGTCAACGCCCAGAAGAAGCGCCGGGTCGTCCTCGAGCGCGCCTCCGGCTACCGCGGTCAGCGTTCGCGCCTCTACCGCAAGGCCAAGGAGCAGGTCACCCACTCGCTGGTATACAGCTACAACGACCGGCGCAAGAACAAGGGCAACTTCCGCAAGCTGTGGATCCAGCGGATCAACGCTGCCGCCCGCGCCGAGGGGATGACCTACAACCGGTTCATCCAGGGCCTCAAGGCCGCCGGTGTCGAGGTGGACCGCAAGATCCTCGCCGACCTGGCCGTCAACGACGCGCCCGCGTTCGCCACCCTCGTCGAGACCGCCAAGGCCGCCCTGCCCGAGGACGTCAACGCCCCGGTGTCGGCCTGAGGGTGCGACTTTCCCAGGTTCAGAGCTCAACGTCGCTCTTCACACATCGGAGTCGGTGTGTGAAGAGCGACTCTGCTGGGTGAAGCGCAGGTCGTGATGGCCGCCGAGCATCCGCCGACCTCGGGAACGGGGTCCGGCTCGCTGACCACCCGCAGCGGGCGGGTGAAGGCGGCCCGCAGGCTCACCCGGCGCGCCGTACGGCAGGGGCACCGACTGTTCCTGGCCGAGGGCGCCAAGGCGCTGGGAGAGGCGCTCGCGGTGCCGGGCTGCGTCGTCGAGGTGTTCGCCACCGCGGAGGCCAGCGCGTCCTGCGCCCCCCTCCGCGACGCCGTCGTGCAGGCGGGTCTGCGCTGGCAGTACGCCGACGAACCCGCGGTGGCCTCGCTCTCCGGAACGGTCACCCCGCAGGGTGTGGTGGCGGTCTGCCGGTACGTCGACGTCGCGCTCGAGACCTTGCTGCACGCCGACGACTCCGGCGACCCCGACCCCGACGGCACCGGACCGCGCACGATCGCGATCTGCGCGGACGTCCGTGACCCCGGGAACGCCGGGACGATCATCCGGACCGCGGACGCCGCGGGCGCACGCGCCGTCGTGCTCGCCGGTCACAGCGTCGATCCCTACAACGACAAGACCGTGCGCGCGACCGTCGGGAGCCTGTTCCACCTGCCACTGGTCGTCGAGGCAGAGCCGACCTCCGCCGTACGCGCGCTCCAGGGTGCCGGGTGGACCGTGCTGGCCGCCGACGGTCACGGCGAGGCCGACCTGTTCGACGCCGGTGACCTGCTCGACGGCAGGGTCGCGTGGCTGTTCGGCAACGAGGCGTGGGGCCTGCCCCCTGAGCTCGCTGCCCTCGCGGACCACCGGGTCGCGATCCCGATCCTCGGCCGTGCCGAGAGCCTCAACCTGGCCACGGCAGCGGCCGTGTGCCTCTATGCGTCGGCAGCGGCGGCGAGGGCTGCCGGTCGCTAGCGTGGGGTCCGTGATCCCGACCTCGGCCGACGCCTACGATCTGCTGCCCGACGGGGTGGTGCTCGCCGACGCCGACGGCGA includes:
- a CDS encoding alanine racemase translates to MTRSPKPAGDPADRDARIALARRLDAAVVMLEDPSTPMVVVDLDAFDANAEDLARRATGTPIRLASKSVRVPALIERALSHEGFEGVLAYSLREALWLAANDVTDDIVLGYPTVDRGALQRLGGDPLLASRITLMVDDRAHLDLIEACRTPGTQVRVAIDIDAGLRRGPLHVGPKRSPLHDPAAVVALARDALARGLVVDGVMTYEGQVAGVPDDVPSQRAKSLVVRRLKAASVTQLDDRRARIARALADVVDLRFWNGGGSGSVETTVADPVVTEVAAGSGLLVPTLFDHYQSFRPRPAAWFGVPVVRRPGDTVVTVAGGGFIASGPTGKDRSPQPWAPPGLQLTALEGAGEVQTPLTGPGAGALEIGDWVWFRHAKAGELAEHTNTVHLLGHLPGDRGDEVVSVPSYRGLGHAW
- a CDS encoding SseB family protein, encoding MPAEPSRDLPDPGFAGDGGEVAPEVGAALTAYGASGGPGHRAALAVLQHSRVLVPVVAVLGEVEHDEHGRAHDKTSDMATVLMTGQDGRTGLLAFTGTGPLRAWNPEARPVPVGFADAARAARQDGADVLLVDVAGPVLFVVEGEQLAALADGLTLVDLGDGWGWVRAQRPND
- the infC gene encoding translation initiation factor IF-3 — translated: MSTELRINDRIRVPEVRLVGPNGETVGIVPTEQALKLAQEADLDLVEIAPQGRPPVAKLMDYGKFKYENAQKAREARRNQTNVIIKEMKLRPKIDAHDYETKKGHVVRFLKAGDKVKITIMFRGREQHRPELGFRLLQRLAEDVEELGFVESSPKQDGRNMVMVLGPHKKKAEAKAEIKAAKQERAAERAAAEAEEHAERTAGREAAEKAAATTPKKERRRSENLDPDIDA
- the rpmI gene encoding 50S ribosomal protein L35, whose amino-acid sequence is MPKNKTHSGASKRFKVTGSGKILREKAGKRHNLEKKASKVTRRMTGTVEVAKSDVKTAKKLLGL
- the rplT gene encoding 50S ribosomal protein L20, which encodes MARVKRSVNAQKKRRVVLERASGYRGQRSRLYRKAKEQVTHSLVYSYNDRRKNKGNFRKLWIQRINAAARAEGMTYNRFIQGLKAAGVEVDRKILADLAVNDAPAFATLVETAKAALPEDVNAPVSA
- a CDS encoding TrmH family RNA methyltransferase, whose amino-acid sequence is MAAEHPPTSGTGSGSLTTRSGRVKAARRLTRRAVRQGHRLFLAEGAKALGEALAVPGCVVEVFATAEASASCAPLRDAVVQAGLRWQYADEPAVASLSGTVTPQGVVAVCRYVDVALETLLHADDSGDPDPDGTGPRTIAICADVRDPGNAGTIIRTADAAGARAVVLAGHSVDPYNDKTVRATVGSLFHLPLVVEAEPTSAVRALQGAGWTVLAADGHGEADLFDAGDLLDGRVAWLFGNEAWGLPPELAALADHRVAIPILGRAESLNLATAAAVCLYASAAAARAAGR